A segment of the Flavobacteriales bacterium genome:
CAGCTCTTTCAGCCGTTCGACGGCGTCGGGCTTGTCTTTGAGGATGTACACCTCGGCGAGCTGATCGAGGGAGTGGTAGCCGCCTAGGCCTTCACGGTACTTGGTGATGCCGCGCGCGAATGCTGGCCCGATGCCGGGCAGCGCGATCAAGGCGTTCGTATCGGCGCTGTTCACTTCGAGCTTGGCGAAGCCACTCGGCGCCTCGTGTGATTCGCGTTGGCGGGGAGGGTAAGTCCTTGCGCTGTCGCGCTTGGGCCATGCGGACCGTGGCTGGTATCGCTCCCGCTCCGGCGCGCTGTCGGGCAGGAGGATGAACGGCTCCAGCCGGGCATAGAGTTCGGGCTTGATCGTGTACATCCGGGCCACATCGGACTTCGATCGGAAGCGGCCGCCCTTGGCGCGGTAACGCTCGATGGATGCGGCTTGCTTCGCGGTGAGCCCCAGCCGCTGCCAGTCATCGATGCTTATGGTGTTCGGGTCGAAGGGGAAGGGGTCGAGCACCGCTGGTCCTGCTGCATCGTCCGCCGAGTCGCGTGCTGCGAGCCAGACCTCCATTTGAAGGCGCGCCGGCTCGAGATCGGCTGTGCCTGGGACATAGTGCAGGCGGTAATAGTAGAACGAGCCGGCTGCAGCAAGAATCAGCGCCATCATGAATGCGGTGCCTCGCCGCTCGGCCTTATGC
Coding sequences within it:
- a CDS encoding helix-hairpin-helix domain-containing protein gives rise to the protein MASPQDREQERQAFANRPFTAQLKDLLHLHKAERRGTAFMMALILAAAGSFYYYRLHYVPGTADLEPARLQMEVWLAARDSADDAAGPAVLDPFPFDPNTISIDDWQRLGLTAKQAASIERYRAKGGRFRSKSDVARMYTIKPELYARLEPFILLPDSAPERERYQPRSAWPKRDSARTYPPRQRESHEAPSGFAKLEVNSADTNALIALPGIGPAFARGITKYREGLGGYHSLDQLAEVYILKDKPDAVERLKELLVVDTLLIRRIPLNTCTAEDLAAHPYIRWKLAKPIVAYRQQHGPFKEIAAIKGLHLIDEGLYRKLAPYLSVE